A genomic stretch from Flavobacterium nitratireducens includes:
- a CDS encoding KdsC family phosphatase: MAKSYKELMNDITTFIFDVDGVLTDGSVFVNNDGEMLRTMNIRDGYALKAAVESGYNVCIISGGSNEGVRVRLRNLGIKDIYLGTPDKVETFDQYIDINQIQPEQVLYMGDDIPDYHVMQIVGLASCPQDAAPEIKGISKYISHKNGGKGAVRDVIEQVMKVQGKWMTNFNGKHD; the protein is encoded by the coding sequence ATGGCAAAAAGTTATAAAGAATTAATGAACGACATTACAACATTTATTTTTGATGTCGATGGAGTACTAACTGACGGATCTGTATTTGTAAACAACGATGGCGAAATGCTACGAACAATGAATATACGTGATGGCTATGCGCTTAAAGCAGCTGTAGAAAGTGGATACAATGTTTGCATCATTTCAGGAGGCAGCAACGAAGGAGTTCGAGTGCGTTTACGCAATCTAGGAATTAAAGATATTTACTTAGGAACACCAGACAAGGTAGAAACCTTTGATCAATATATTGATATTAATCAAATTCAACCAGAGCAAGTACTTTACATGGGAGATGATATCCCAGATTATCATGTGATGCAAATTGTAGGTTTAGCAAGCTGCCCTCAAGATGCTGCTCCAGAAATCAAAGGGATATCAAAATACATTTCACATAAAAATGGCGGAAAAGGAGCTGTTCGTGATGTTATTGAACAAGTAATGAAAGTCCAAGGAAAATGGATGACCAATTTTAATGGAAAACATGATTAG
- a CDS encoding geranylgeranylglycerol-phosphate geranylgeranyltransferase: MNFLNLIRYKNLLMLALMQLVFRYGFLKLQKTDLALAHWQYALLVLSTVLIAGAGYVINDIFDQETDLENKPNKVIVGKSISETTAYNIYAFLNVTGVVIGFYLANVIMRPNFAAIFVFIAATLYIYASSLKQMLLIGNIVVALLLASSVVIIGIFDIFPATDYSNQKAMGSLFSILLDYAIFAFMINLIREIVKDLEDFEGDYKQGMQTLAVVLGVQKTTKFLFVLNFAPIIALLFYANNYLIPNHLVVAAIYSLLFVLGPLIYFSIKIWSSTSKSDFTLLSTILKWILFFGILSILIISLNIQYNAS; the protein is encoded by the coding sequence ATGAACTTCCTCAACCTCATCCGTTACAAAAACCTTTTGATGCTTGCTTTAATGCAATTGGTTTTCAGGTATGGATTTTTAAAATTACAAAAGACAGATTTGGCATTAGCCCATTGGCAGTATGCTTTATTAGTGCTAAGCACAGTTTTAATTGCAGGAGCAGGTTATGTGATTAATGATATTTTTGATCAAGAAACCGACCTAGAAAACAAACCTAATAAAGTTATCGTAGGCAAAAGTATTTCTGAAACTACAGCATACAACATATATGCTTTTTTGAACGTTACTGGCGTTGTTATAGGGTTTTATTTGGCAAATGTAATTATGCGTCCCAATTTTGCTGCCATCTTTGTATTTATAGCGGCTACATTGTACATTTATGCTAGCAGTTTAAAACAGATGCTACTAATTGGGAACATTGTTGTAGCCTTATTATTAGCCTCAAGTGTAGTAATAATTGGAATCTTTGACATTTTCCCTGCAACAGATTATTCTAATCAAAAAGCAATGGGTAGCTTATTTTCTATTCTTTTAGACTACGCTATATTTGCCTTTATGATTAATTTAATTAGAGAAATAGTAAAAGATTTAGAAGATTTTGAAGGCGATTACAAACAAGGAATGCAAACATTAGCTGTCGTTTTAGGTGTTCAAAAAACTACAAAATTTCTTTTTGTACTGAACTTTGCCCCAATTATTGCTTTACTATTTTATGCTAATAATTATCTCATTCCAAATCATTTAGTTGTTGCCGCGATTTATAGTCTACTTTTTGTTTTAGGTCCGCTTATTTATTTTAGCATCAAAATATGGAGCTCCACATCTAAATCCGATTTTACCCTTTTAAGTACGATTTTAAAATGGATTTTATTTTTTGGAATTTTATCTATTCTAATTATTTCTTTAAACATACAATACAATGCTTCGTAA
- a CDS encoding Maf-like protein has protein sequence MLRNKLKKYQIILASGSPRRQQFFKDLDLDFEIRLKEIEEIYPAELKREAITNYLAALKAAAFEGDLKDNEVLVTSDTLVWHNEKALGKPKDKQDAFAILKSLSNATHEVITSVCFKTNTKTDVIYEITKVTFNELSDDAIEYYIENYQPFDKAGAYGIQEWIGFIGVAKIEGSYANVIGLPVDKVYQYLNNLK, from the coding sequence ATGCTTCGTAATAAACTCAAAAAATACCAAATCATCTTAGCTTCGGGTTCTCCTCGAAGACAACAATTTTTCAAGGATTTAGATTTGGATTTTGAAATTCGATTAAAAGAAATCGAAGAAATATATCCTGCTGAACTCAAAAGAGAAGCGATTACCAATTATTTGGCAGCATTAAAAGCAGCTGCATTTGAAGGCGATTTAAAAGATAATGAAGTATTGGTAACTAGTGACACTTTGGTTTGGCATAATGAAAAAGCATTAGGAAAGCCAAAAGACAAGCAAGATGCCTTTGCTATTTTAAAATCATTGTCAAATGCAACACATGAAGTAATTACCTCTGTTTGTTTTAAAACCAATACCAAAACGGATGTGATTTACGAAATTACCAAAGTTACTTTTAATGAATTAAGTGATGATGCCATTGAATATTACATTGAAAATTACCAACCCTTTGATAAAGCAGGAGCCTATGGTATCCAAGAATGGATTGGATTTATTGGTGTGGCAAAAATAGAGGGTTCTTATGCCAATGTAATAGGATTACCTGTAGATAAAGTGTATCAATATTTGAATAATCTAAAATAA
- a CDS encoding mechanosensitive ion channel domain-containing protein: protein MKFFEEHSNEIIISGVVIVVVAILRIISTKIVRRFAKTSDRIEHRTNLVIKYIHLLINILACIAFIIIWGVRAKDIVLAVSSIATVVGVAMVAQWSILSNITSGVILFFNFPFKIGDTIKIHDKDFPVIGEIDDISAFYIILKTTDGEQVIYPNNLLFQKGISIIQNNFEEKEFTD from the coding sequence ATGAAGTTTTTTGAAGAACATTCTAATGAAATCATAATCAGTGGAGTTGTTATAGTTGTAGTAGCCATTTTAAGAATTATTTCGACCAAAATAGTTCGTCGATTTGCTAAAACTTCAGATAGAATCGAACATCGAACAAATTTGGTCATTAAATACATTCATCTCCTTATTAATATTTTAGCCTGCATCGCTTTTATTATCATTTGGGGAGTAAGAGCAAAAGACATTGTACTAGCTGTATCGTCAATCGCTACAGTTGTGGGCGTGGCTATGGTTGCACAATGGTCAATTTTAAGTAATATTACATCGGGGGTAATCTTGTTTTTTAATTTCCCTTTCAAAATAGGTGATACTATAAAAATTCACGATAAAGATTTCCCTGTTATTGGTGAAATAGATGACATTTCAGCATTTTATATTATACTTAAGACTACTGACGGAGAACAAGTAATTTACCCCAATAACCTTTTATTCCAAAAAGGGATATCAATAATTCAAAACAATTTTGAAGAAAAAGAATTTACTGATTAA
- the lpxD gene encoding UDP-3-O-(3-hydroxymyristoyl)glucosamine N-acyltransferase: MKSYSIEEINEVLQGVIIGSTSQKIIAAEQLEIANDSQISFIGNKKYEKLWDTSKACVAVVNEDIAIEPGENRAFIKVKNADLAMSQVLELFAPPMPEFHVDIHPTAVIDGSAVIGNGTKIGAGCYIGPKVTIGENSIIYPNTTILDECTIGKNTIIWSGTVVRERCHIGNHCIIHPNATIGADGFGFRPCPERGLVKIPQIGNVIIGNHVEIGANSCIDRGKFSSTIVGDGCKIDNLVQIGHNSKLGKFCIMAGNSGLAGSVTLGNGVIIGGSASIKDHTTIGDRAVIGAGSGVTCDIPAGKTMLGYPAVEARDALKQWAILKRLVNDSKK; encoded by the coding sequence ATGAAATCCTACTCTATTGAAGAAATAAACGAAGTCTTACAAGGCGTAATTATTGGCAGCACTTCGCAAAAAATTATCGCAGCTGAACAGCTCGAAATAGCCAATGATTCGCAAATTTCTTTTATAGGCAACAAAAAATATGAAAAACTTTGGGATACATCTAAGGCTTGTGTAGCGGTTGTTAATGAGGACATCGCAATTGAGCCAGGTGAAAACAGAGCTTTTATCAAAGTAAAAAATGCCGACCTAGCAATGTCTCAAGTATTAGAACTTTTTGCACCACCAATGCCAGAATTTCACGTAGACATCCACCCAACAGCAGTAATCGATGGTTCTGCCGTTATTGGAAATGGAACTAAAATTGGCGCAGGATGTTACATAGGACCAAAAGTAACTATTGGTGAAAATAGTATTATATACCCAAACACAACCATTCTTGACGAATGCACCATCGGTAAAAATACCATAATATGGTCGGGTACCGTAGTTCGAGAACGTTGCCACATAGGCAACCATTGTATTATTCATCCTAATGCTACTATCGGAGCTGATGGTTTTGGTTTTAGACCTTGTCCGGAAAGAGGTTTGGTAAAAATTCCACAAATAGGTAATGTAATTATTGGCAACCATGTCGAAATTGGCGCCAATAGCTGTATCGACAGAGGAAAATTCAGCTCTACAATTGTGGGTGATGGCTGCAAAATTGATAATTTAGTGCAAATAGGTCACAACAGTAAACTGGGGAAATTTTGCATCATGGCTGGAAACAGTGGTCTTGCAGGATCTGTAACTTTAGGAAATGGTGTTATCATTGGCGGAAGTGCTTCGATAAAAGACCATACCACGATTGGTGATAGAGCAGTAATTGGTGCCGGATCCGGTGTTACTTGCGATATCCCTGCTGGAAAAACAATGTTAGGTTATCCTGCAGTTGAAGCTCGCGATGCCTTAAAACAATGGGCTATTTTAAAACGACTTGTAAACGATTCCAAGAAATAA
- a CDS encoding acyl-CoA carboxylase subunit beta, with the protein MDINFNKNEDHNKLLLSDLKQKFSKIKLGGGEKRIQKLHAEGKMTARERIDYLLDANAESIEIGAFVGDGMYAAHGGCPSGGVIVKMGYIKGKQCIVVANDATVKAGAWFPITAKKNLRAQEIAMENKIPIIYLVDSAGVYLPMQDEIFPDKEHFGRIFRNNAIMSSMGITQISAIMGSCVAGGAYLPIMSDEAIIVDKTASIFLAGSYLVKAAIGENIDNETLGGATTHCEISGVTDYKAKDDKDALDKIKNIVDKIGDYEKAGYNRIKAVKPALESKEIYGILPKARSEQYDMKEIILRLVDNSEMEEYKEGYGQTIITAYARIDGWAVGIVANQRKVIKTKKGELQFGGVIYSDSADKATRFIANCNQKKIPLVFLQDVTGFMVGSKSEQGGIIKDGAKMVNAVSNSVVPKFTVVIGNSYGAGNYAMCGKAYDPRLIVAWPSAELAVMGGTQAAKVLAQIEASSLKAKGEAVDEVKEAELFAKIKARYDEQVSPYYAASRLWTDAIIDPLETRNWISMGIEAANHAPIEKPFNLGVIQV; encoded by the coding sequence ATGGATATCAACTTCAATAAAAACGAAGACCACAATAAACTTTTACTTTCTGATTTAAAACAAAAATTCTCCAAAATTAAATTAGGTGGAGGTGAAAAACGAATTCAAAAATTGCACGCCGAAGGTAAAATGACAGCACGTGAACGTATTGACTATTTGTTAGATGCGAATGCTGAAAGCATTGAAATTGGGGCGTTTGTTGGAGACGGAATGTACGCAGCACATGGCGGATGTCCTTCTGGAGGAGTTATCGTAAAAATGGGGTACATCAAAGGCAAACAATGTATTGTTGTGGCCAATGATGCCACAGTAAAAGCAGGTGCTTGGTTTCCTATTACGGCGAAGAAAAACCTTCGTGCACAGGAAATTGCTATGGAAAATAAAATTCCAATTATTTACTTGGTAGACAGTGCTGGAGTGTATTTACCAATGCAGGATGAAATTTTCCCTGATAAAGAACATTTTGGTCGCATTTTTAGAAACAATGCTATCATGAGTAGTATGGGAATCACTCAAATCTCGGCTATTATGGGGAGCTGTGTGGCTGGTGGCGCTTATTTACCAATTATGAGCGATGAAGCGATTATTGTTGACAAAACCGCCAGCATATTTTTGGCAGGAAGTTATCTGGTTAAAGCCGCCATTGGTGAAAACATTGATAATGAAACACTGGGTGGCGCAACTACACATTGTGAAATCTCCGGTGTGACCGACTACAAAGCCAAAGACGATAAAGACGCCTTAGACAAAATCAAAAATATTGTTGACAAAATAGGCGATTACGAAAAAGCAGGCTACAACCGAATAAAAGCCGTGAAACCGGCACTAGAATCTAAAGAAATTTACGGAATTCTACCCAAAGCACGTAGCGAACAATACGACATGAAGGAAATCATTCTTCGTTTGGTAGACAATTCAGAAATGGAAGAATACAAAGAAGGCTACGGACAAACTATCATTACAGCCTATGCCCGTATTGACGGTTGGGCGGTGGGAATTGTAGCCAACCAACGTAAGGTAATTAAAACCAAAAAAGGCGAATTGCAATTTGGTGGTGTAATTTACTCTGATAGTGCCGATAAAGCTACCCGTTTTATAGCCAATTGCAATCAGAAAAAAATTCCTTTGGTGTTTCTTCAGGATGTTACTGGATTCATGGTGGGTTCCAAATCAGAACAGGGTGGAATCATTAAAGACGGTGCCAAAATGGTGAACGCAGTAAGTAACTCCGTTGTACCTAAATTCACTGTGGTAATAGGTAATTCCTATGGAGCCGGAAACTATGCCATGTGCGGAAAAGCCTATGACCCTAGACTAATTGTAGCCTGGCCAAGTGCCGAATTAGCAGTAATGGGCGGAACTCAGGCAGCTAAAGTATTAGCACAAATTGAAGCTTCCTCGCTAAAAGCCAAAGGTGAAGCAGTAGATGAAGTCAAAGAAGCCGAATTGTTTGCCAAAATAAAAGCAAGATACGACGAACAAGTTTCGCCTTATTACGCCGCTTCCCGACTATGGACCGATGCCATTATTGATCCACTGGAAACCCGAAACTGGATTTCAATGGGAATCGAAGCAGCTAACCATGCTCCTATTGAAAAACCATTCAATTTAGGGGTAATACAAGTATAA
- a CDS encoding GNAT family N-acetyltransferase, with protein sequence MNYQFRKAKLTEIPQIWTILQKAIQRRKEDGSNQWQDGYPNPEVIQKDIEKEAGFVLTYEEQIIGYTAVLINDEPEYANIIGQWLSNEDFVVFHRVAIAEEYLGKGLSKIILNFIEAFALSNHIYSIKADTNFDNFAMLRIFEKLGYHYCGEVYFRGSARKAFEKVLEKKK encoded by the coding sequence ATGAATTACCAATTTAGAAAAGCTAAACTTACTGAAATTCCTCAAATCTGGACTATTTTACAAAAGGCCATTCAACGCCGAAAAGAAGATGGCAGCAACCAATGGCAGGATGGTTACCCTAACCCTGAAGTAATTCAAAAGGACATTGAAAAAGAGGCCGGATTTGTATTGACTTATGAGGAGCAAATTATAGGTTATACCGCTGTTCTAATTAATGATGAACCGGAATACGCTAATATTATTGGTCAATGGTTAAGCAATGAAGACTTTGTAGTGTTCCATCGTGTGGCGATTGCCGAAGAATATCTTGGTAAAGGTTTGTCTAAAATCATCCTGAATTTCATAGAAGCATTTGCCTTGAGCAATCACATCTACAGCATCAAAGCCGATACTAATTTTGACAATTTTGCTATGCTACGCATTTTCGAAAAACTGGGGTATCACTATTGTGGCGAAGTCTATTTTAGAGGTAGCGCCCGAAAAGCTTTCGAAAAAGTGCTGGAGAAAAAGAAATGA
- a CDS encoding SRPBCC domain-containing protein: MADEIIATTADSEIVNSRIFNFPRTLLFRAWSESEHLRNWWGPAGFTNTFNEFDFRVGGKWSFIMHGPDKGNYANECEFIKIEVPILIAWKRHSKPIFQILATFEEITPEQTLLVFKMLFHTVEECQKLKPFVVDKNEENFDRLEKELAKMTQ; the protein is encoded by the coding sequence ATGGCAGATGAAATTATAGCAACAACAGCCGATTCTGAAATTGTCAATTCCCGAATTTTTAATTTTCCAAGAACACTTCTTTTTCGGGCTTGGTCAGAATCGGAACATCTCAGAAATTGGTGGGGACCGGCAGGTTTCACCAACACATTCAATGAATTTGATTTTAGAGTAGGTGGCAAATGGAGTTTTATCATGCATGGTCCTGACAAGGGAAATTATGCCAATGAATGTGAATTTATAAAAATTGAAGTCCCTATCCTAATTGCTTGGAAACGCCATTCGAAACCTATTTTTCAAATTTTGGCAACATTTGAAGAAATCACTCCTGAACAAACCCTATTGGTTTTTAAAATGCTTTTCCATACCGTTGAAGAATGTCAAAAATTAAAGCCTTTTGTTGTAGATAAAAACGAAGAAAACTTCGACCGATTAGAAAAAGAATTAGCTAAAATGACTCAATAA
- the fdhD gene encoding formate dehydrogenase accessory sulfurtransferase FdhD gives MEIQDLETISITNKMVQKVFGSEITVLEDILSIEEPLEIRLKYIQDNEVYNQTISVTMRTPGNDVELALGFLFTEGIISSYEAIQEVNHLEKNCALQKKNSIQVVLNDGFTPHLLQSDRNFYTTSSCGVCGKSSIESIKTVSPFKSSNKPKFDISASVLYQLPQKLRAAQSDFANTGGIHASGLFSKEGELLLLQEDVGRHNALDKLIGQAFAKGLLPLHQHILLLSGRISFELVQKAAMAGISIVVAIGAPSSLAVELAQEFGMTLIGFLNENRFNIYHSATTITLLTEKEQTLIPN, from the coding sequence ATGGAAATACAAGATTTGGAAACCATCTCCATCACCAATAAAATGGTTCAAAAGGTATTTGGCTCCGAAATAACTGTTTTGGAAGATATCCTTTCGATAGAAGAACCACTCGAAATTCGTTTGAAATATATTCAGGACAACGAAGTTTACAATCAAACTATTTCGGTGACCATGCGCACTCCGGGAAATGATGTGGAACTCGCCCTTGGCTTTTTATTTACTGAAGGCATTATCTCTTCCTACGAAGCCATTCAGGAAGTGAATCATTTAGAAAAAAACTGTGCTTTACAAAAAAAGAATAGCATCCAAGTGGTTTTAAACGATGGTTTTACGCCACATTTATTACAATCCGACCGAAATTTCTACACCACTTCGAGTTGTGGGGTTTGCGGAAAAAGTTCCATCGAATCCATAAAAACGGTGAGTCCATTTAAGAGTTCTAACAAACCTAAATTTGATATTTCGGCTTCGGTTTTATACCAGTTGCCACAAAAACTGAGAGCTGCCCAAAGTGATTTTGCTAACACGGGTGGTATTCACGCTTCGGGATTATTTTCGAAGGAAGGTGAATTATTACTTTTACAAGAAGATGTAGGACGACACAACGCCTTGGACAAATTAATTGGTCAAGCTTTCGCAAAAGGGCTACTGCCTTTACACCAACATATTTTATTATTAAGCGGAAGAATTAGTTTCGAACTGGTGCAAAAAGCCGCTATGGCAGGCATTTCCATTGTGGTTGCTATCGGCGCACCTTCGAGTTTAGCAGTAGAATTAGCTCAAGAATTTGGCATGACCTTAATTGGTTTTCTCAACGAAAATCGATTCAACATCTACCATTCTGCAACAACAATTACCTTATTAACAGAAAAAGAGCAGACTCTGATTCCAAATTAA
- a CDS encoding molybdopterin-dependent oxidoreductase codes for MTEDKNPKEPNAENPYQTLDLKQTKIKDWAAGMSGVKAAFSDLIEEKTLVRGTKALFKMNQAGGFDCPSCAWPDPDDDRSPLGEYCENGVKALAEEATTKKITADFFKENSVYALSQLSDYEIGKKGRLTEPMYLPKNGTHYEPISWDAAFEKIGKTLNELDSPNEAVFYTSGRTSNEASFLYQLFAKEFGTNNMPDCSNMCHETSGAALRPTIGIGKGTVKLDDFYDTDLIIIIGQNPGTNAPRMLSALEKGKKNGAKIIAINPLPEAGLMGFKNPQEVKGVIGSPIKLADLYLPVKINGDMALLKAIEILLLETEKKTRVRYSTMISLKKKLRVTKPT; via the coding sequence ATGACAGAAGATAAAAATCCAAAAGAACCGAATGCTGAAAATCCCTATCAGACTTTAGATTTAAAGCAAACTAAAATAAAAGATTGGGCAGCCGGTATGTCGGGTGTAAAAGCGGCATTTAGCGATTTGATTGAAGAAAAAACGCTTGTCAGAGGTACTAAAGCTTTGTTCAAAATGAATCAGGCAGGAGGTTTTGATTGTCCGAGTTGTGCTTGGCCCGATCCAGATGACGACCGCTCACCTCTTGGCGAATATTGCGAAAACGGCGTCAAAGCCTTAGCCGAAGAAGCCACTACCAAAAAAATTACCGCTGATTTTTTCAAAGAAAATTCGGTTTATGCTCTTTCACAACTCAGCGATTATGAAATTGGCAAAAAAGGCCGATTGACCGAACCGATGTATTTACCCAAAAACGGAACGCATTACGAGCCGATTTCTTGGGATGCTGCTTTTGAAAAAATTGGAAAAACACTAAACGAATTGGATTCACCTAACGAAGCTGTTTTTTATACTTCGGGAAGAACCAGTAACGAAGCTTCATTTTTATACCAACTTTTTGCAAAGGAATTTGGAACCAACAACATGCCCGATTGCTCTAATATGTGTCACGAAACTTCAGGAGCCGCTTTACGTCCAACAATCGGAATCGGAAAAGGAACCGTAAAACTGGATGATTTTTATGACACCGATTTGATTATCATTATCGGACAAAATCCTGGTACGAATGCGCCCCGAATGCTGAGTGCATTAGAAAAAGGTAAAAAAAACGGTGCCAAAATCATTGCAATCAATCCGTTGCCTGAAGCTGGTTTGATGGGATTCAAAAATCCGCAAGAAGTAAAAGGCGTTATTGGCAGTCCTATAAAACTTGCCGATTTATACCTTCCTGTAAAAATCAATGGTGATATGGCTTTGCTTAAAGCAATAGAAATTTTGCTATTGGAAACCGAAAAAAAAACCCGGGTAAGGTATTCAACCATGATTTCATTAAAGAAAAAACTACGGGTTACGAAACCTACATAA
- a CDS encoding molybdopterin dinucleotide binding domain-containing protein, with translation MMAFKNRIIVCWGMGLTQQPNGVDMIREILNILLLKGSIGKPGAGVCPVRGHSNVQGNRTMLIDEKPTKEQLDRLQNYFGFNPPREKGYDVVHAIKAMHEEKAKVLFCMGGNFLSATPDTTFTANAMKKLKLTVNVSTKLNRTHLIHGKESLILPTLSRSDMDIVNGELQIVTTENSMGVVQDSKGILKPVSEHLINETQIVCRMAMATLGDKSVVDWQKYANSYDAVRYAIEQCIPGFENYNVRVRQKGGFYLPNAARDGKFITKQFGDRAPFTLTTVPENKLEADEYMMATTRTHDQFNTTIYGLDDRYRGIKNERRVVFMNPKDIEKAGFKNGHKVDLFNYDDGIERIAPLFIIVSYPIPEKNTVTYFPETNVLVSVNNVVKESNMPASKYVKIKIKKHDPSIYERIIN, from the coding sequence ATGATGGCCTTTAAAAACCGTATCATTGTTTGCTGGGGAATGGGATTGACTCAACAACCCAATGGCGTAGATATGATTCGGGAAATTCTCAATATTTTACTTCTAAAAGGAAGTATTGGAAAACCCGGTGCTGGTGTTTGTCCGGTACGTGGTCACAGTAACGTACAGGGAAACCGTACCATGCTAATTGACGAAAAACCCACTAAGGAACAACTGGATCGTTTGCAAAATTATTTTGGTTTTAATCCACCAAGAGAAAAAGGTTACGATGTAGTTCACGCCATCAAAGCCATGCATGAAGAAAAAGCCAAAGTGCTATTTTGTATGGGAGGTAATTTTCTATCGGCTACACCGGATACGACTTTTACAGCTAATGCGATGAAAAAATTGAAGTTGACAGTAAATGTTTCTACAAAACTGAACCGTACGCATTTAATTCATGGAAAAGAATCACTGATACTCCCAACCTTATCCCGAAGTGATATGGATATTGTTAATGGCGAACTCCAAATCGTTACTACCGAAAATTCTATGGGAGTGGTTCAGGATTCAAAGGGGATTTTGAAACCCGTTTCGGAACATCTTATCAATGAAACACAGATTGTTTGCCGTATGGCGATGGCAACCTTGGGCGATAAATCAGTTGTGGACTGGCAAAAATACGCCAATAGTTATGATGCGGTGCGCTATGCTATTGAACAATGCATTCCGGGATTTGAAAACTACAATGTGAGAGTGCGTCAAAAAGGAGGATTTTATTTACCTAATGCTGCCAGAGATGGAAAATTCATTACAAAGCAATTTGGCGACCGTGCTCCTTTTACCCTCACAACTGTTCCCGAAAACAAACTGGAAGCCGATGAATACATGATGGCTACCACCCGCACCCACGATCAATTTAACACTACTATTTACGGACTCGATGACCGCTACAGAGGAATTAAAAACGAACGCCGTGTGGTTTTCATGAACCCAAAAGACATTGAAAAAGCAGGATTCAAAAACGGCCACAAAGTCGATTTATTTAATTATGACGATGGAATCGAGCGTATTGCGCCTTTATTTATCATTGTGTCCTACCCTATCCCTGAAAAAAATACCGTTACCTATTTCCCAGAAACCAATGTTTTAGTTTCTGTAAATAATGTGGTAAAAGAAAGCAATATGCCAGCTTCTAAATATGTCAAAATCAAAATCAAAAAACACGATCCTTCTATTTATGAGAGAATTATAAACTAA
- a CDS encoding DUF4265 domain-containing protein encodes MEEKSEKLLVRYYSDVLEEIVVETLWAEIIEQEKGLYKIDNIPFYGPEFSCGDIVFAEYDKDEERITFRRVVEYSGNSTIQIILLDEKTDIENLRNEFKNIGCESEGTGSNYFVMEVLYELNYLPIFKKLKELEKAEIISFAEPNISNKHLSEKE; translated from the coding sequence ATGGAAGAAAAAAGCGAAAAATTATTAGTCCGATATTATAGTGATGTTCTTGAAGAAATCGTTGTTGAAACTCTTTGGGCAGAAATAATTGAACAGGAAAAAGGACTTTACAAAATTGACAATATTCCATTTTACGGTCCTGAATTTTCTTGTGGTGATATTGTTTTCGCAGAATATGATAAAGATGAAGAAAGAATTACGTTTAGAAGAGTTGTTGAGTATTCCGGAAATTCAACTATCCAAATTATTTTATTAGACGAAAAAACTGATATCGAAAATTTAAGAAATGAATTTAAAAATATTGGCTGTGAAAGTGAAGGAACCGGAAGTAATTATTTTGTTATGGAAGTCCTTTACGAATTAAATTACTTACCAATATTTAAAAAGCTTAAAGAACTCGAAAAAGCGGAGATAATAAGCTTTGCAGAACCTAATATTTCAAATAAACATTTATCAGAAAAAGAATAA